AGTGGGGTACCCGAGTGTAGGGGATCCAAGACGTCAGGATCACGGTCCGCCCCGCCACAGCGGTCCGCCACGGCGGACTGACCTACTTGAGACAAGACGTCAACACTGTCGTTGCGAGGAGTGACTTCTAAGGAACGACCCTCCACGCCTGCCCGCTGTGGCGGGGCGGGCAGACGCGGCAATCTCAGTTCGCTCGTCTCTGCCCGCGGTCCAATGAAGCTCGCTGCCTCATCCGGCAACTGCCGGACAAACTGATAATACACACCACTCTTAGTAAACCACATCGTTGCGCCATTGGCGCTAGCCCGATAGAGTATACTATCCGGCCACTGGCCGTTGTTTTGGGTGAAGGCCAGAGGCATGGTCGACATGCTTTGCATGACTGTGGCAGTTGAAGGAACGGATTCCGGGAGTGGTTGTATCGTCTCAGAATTAACTGAGGCACACAAAGCAAACAGTGCGAAGGCGATAACAAGTTTCATATGTTTTCTCCGGCATAGTAACGCCATTCTTATTTTGTTCCATTTCAAAGCTTTTGATAAAGACAGCCACACGCCTCAGAGGTTGGCAATTGTTTCAAAAAGAATCTATATCGAGACGAGTCACGATCATTCAGAGCGTACGGTATGAAAAGTAACGGAAAATGGCATAAAGTCAAGCAAAGAATGAGTTCAGGTCAGTTGGGAAAAGTGTGTCTACCTGGGTTGCGACACACGATGGAGGGGGAAAACGCTGCTAACGTACTTTGAGCGCGAGCATAGTTATATCATCGGACTGCTCGGTATCCTTCCTAAAATCATTCATACGGGCTAATACTGCTTGACAGATATCACGGGCGGGGAGGTGGCTATTTGATATGAGGGCGGCGGCAAGCGAATCATCGCCAAATTGTTCTTCCAATGAATTAAAGCACTCGGTGATACCATCGGTAAACAGAAACAATGTGTCCCCCGATGAGAGCGATATCTGGTGTTCGTGATAACTGAAGCCAGGGAGAACGCCTACGACCAGATCGGAGTCAGTATGCAATTCCAGACTGCTATCTTTGCGGACGACGATAACCGACGGATGCCCGGCGTTTGCATAGCGATATTTACCGAGAGCAGGTTCAAAGCATCCGAGAATCATTGTGATATACTGTCCTGGCTGAGTGAACTGGCAGATAAGCCTGTTGAGACTTTCGATCAGATTGACTAAATCTGCCGAATCGCTGCTTCCGGCATGGGAACGAATCACTGCCTGCGCATTCGACATCAGCAAAGCGGCTGGGATACCTTTGCCTGAGACATCCCCCAGCGAGAGGAGGATCGAGTTGTCCTTGAGCCGGATCATGTCATAAAAATCACCGCCCACCTGTTTGGCGGCGGAGTTAAATCCGAAAATCTCAAAGCCGGGATCGAGAATATTTCCTTTCGGCAAAAATCCTTCCTGGATTTTTCGGGCCAGGTCAATCTCGATCTGAATGTCACGAAGCTGGAGCTCTTTTTCAAAGAGCCGGGCATTCTCAATGATTTTGGCGCTTTGGGCTGCAACAATGGCCAGAAATCGCTTGTCGTTATCATTAAATCCATTGCTGTCGTTTTTGTTGACGAGAACAAGCAATCCGAGCAGTCCCTTCTGAGACAGAAGAGGGGCCGCCAAAATTGAGCGGATGCCAAGAGGCGCGAGGTCGATACCTTTAATGCGGTCATCTGTGTCGGGGCTGTTACTGATGAATATTGTCCTATTCTTAATCATCCAGCCGGTTAAGGTAACGTCGACATGGAAGGGAAGCTCGGTAATTGTGGGGTCGTTCCGGCGTACAAAAGTGACAGCCTTGTCATCGGCTTTATCTTCGGATTTTAGTAAATAAACGGCTCCCTGTGTGGTATGGACATGTTTCAGGCAATGGTCGAGGGTTATCTGGGTTATCTTCTCGAGGGGCATTGAGATATTGGTGGCAATAGCAATTTTGTTAAGGACAGACAGTTCTTCGACCGCCCTCTTCATTCGCGTCAATTCTATATCTGAAATCTCTGGCATATATCACCTAATTGTGTTTACATTTAGCCGAAACCAATATGAAGTATATCTCAGAAATTGAGCAAAATCAATGATTTACGATGTGAACAGCAACCAAATGTTACTGAGAGATTCGAATCGATGCTGAAACAGGGCGCTCTCTTTAGCCACTATACGATCGACGCGGTGCTTGGCGAGGGGGGCATGGGGATTGTGTACCGTGCGATTGATCCCAGCCTCGACCGGGTAGTTGGGCTAAAACTACTCAATGAAAAGTTTTCTCATTCGGCGGTTTATCGCGCGAATCTCTCGGCTGAGGCTAAGCTCGCCGCTAGAATAGACTCTCCGCATGTTGTCAAAATTTGGGAGCACTCGACTTTCCAAGATCAGCCGTATATAGCGATGGAGTATATCGACGGAATAGATCTTCGTTCAGCCGCCAGGGACAAAGATTTCGGCTACAAGCTCGACGTGGCAAAACAGGTTGGAAGAGGAATCAAGGACGCACATCAGGCAGGCCTTATTCACCGCGACCTCAAGCCTGAAAATATTAAGGTAACCGAGATCGGAGCGGTGAAGATTCTTGATTTCGGTCTGGCGAAAGTTATCTCAACTGATTCTGTCGATCAACAAGGGGATGTTGAAGGGACACTTCATTATCTGTCCCCCGAACAGTTATCGGGCCAGCCGCTGACATTTAGTTGCGATCAATTCAGTTTCGGAGCGATTTTGTATGAACTGTTTACCGGTGTCCGACCATTTGAAGGGGAATATGCCGCGAGTATCATGTATTCGATTCTACATGAGGAACCAATCCCGCCGTGTGAACGCAAGAGCGATCTGCCCCAATGGGTAAATGCGCTTGTCATGACGCTCATGGCAAAAAACCCGCAAGGACGCTTTGAGAATATTTCTGCCGCCCTCGATTTCATAAACAGTTCTCAGCGCGGATCAAATGGCGCAAGCGAAGCCGTCCCATATTCACAAGCTAAACAGAAGGTAACTGTTATTGACCTGAAGAATCTGTCCGGAGATGTGACTTGGGATTATTTCTGTTTGGGCTTTACCGAAGATGTTATTCGTGAGATTTCACGCCGCACCGATCTCATTATCAGCGCGGAGCCAGCGACTTCTCAGACCCGCGACATACAGGAGATGTTCAAAAAATGCCGATCGGATTTTATTATCACCGGCTCGCTTATGAAATGGCAGGAGAGTCTTCGTCTGCAGTTGAGCATATACTCATCGAAGGAGAATAAACTGGTCGCGGGAGAGACATACGAGGGTGCCGCATCGAAACTGTTCCAACTTCTCTTTAAAGCCGCCGAAGCGACATCGATATCACTTGCGACAATAACCGGTGTGGCGCCAATTCCGGTTGATGACTACTTGAAAACCGATGTCTCGGCCTATGATTATTACCTGAAAGGCAAGAGCTACTATCAGACCAACACGGCCGACGATCTTAAACTTGCAGTGAAACTTTACACAAAGGCTCTGGAAATAGAACCAAATTTTGCGCTTGCCCATACTGGTCTTTCAGATGTGTACACGTTTCAGTATATGGCCTTTTTCGACAGAACAACCGAACGGATAAATCAGGCAAAACTCGAGGCAATTACAGCCCTTAAAATTGACTCCGCGCTTCCCGAGGCGCACCGTTCGCTTGGGCGTTATTATATGTTTACCGGCGATATGGCAAATGCCGAGAAATGTTTTTATGCCGCCGTTGAATATAATCCGAAATATGCTGTCGGCTTCAGAACGCTGGCTTGGTTGAAACGCGAAGGTGGTGATTATGAATCGGCGACGCAGTGGGCGAAAAAATCCTTGGAGCTTGCGCCGACTGACCTTGAGACACTTTTGCTTTTGAGTCTCATCAGTATGGATCAAAGGAAATTTACCGTCGCGGTGGCAACCCTCCATCGCGCAATCGAGCTTGGCCCCGATTACGGACGGGCCTATTACAACCTCGGCGTGGTCTACATGAAACTCGGCGTGTTTGATCTTGCGCTCGAAAACTTTCAACTTGCAATCAAATATCAAGGGGATCCAAACTGCTATATCGATGCGGGCTATATCCATATTCTCAACAAAGATTTTGCTTCGGCCAAGACAAAGTTTGAAGAGTCTATTAAAGCTGACTGCCTGCTTTTTGTCTCACACTACTATCTCGGATTTCTCGACCAACTTGAAGGAAGCGCCCATACATCGAAAGAACATTTTTCGCACGTTATAGCGCTTACCCCCGATAGTACCAACGGCAAAGCAAGCGATCAGCATATACAGGTCTATCGCGCGATGGCTTTTGCCGGGCTGGGTGACAACGATAAGGCATTGACAATTTTGAACACTATCCAAAGCGACGCGCATATTAACGGCGAAGTTCTCTGTAATATGGCTCGTTGCTATGCTTTGCTTGGACAAACGGCGGAAGCAAGCCGCGCTCTTCACCAGTCCTTTACCGCGCATGCCGGGCCGACAGAACGCGAAGTCGCTCTCGACCCGCACTTTGCGGAATTATCGGATTGACAGAAGAAATTAATTAATCAGCTAAATTTTCACTGACAGAATCTGTCAGTGGGCTCATATATCATAATTCCGAGAAGCTTCTTGTTTGCAGATAGGGCAGGGAGCTATGTTGTGTGCGGCACGCACAGCGACCGTAGTATATTTTTTGTAAGAGGATTATCTATGGCTGATGATAGGCCGGATTATTTATCACATTCACGCAGTGATTCGGGTAGGATGTCACCATTGAGGGAACATCTGGCTGATGTGGCTGCTCGGGCGGAGGAATATGCGAGTATATTTGGGGCTGGGGCTTGTTGCTCGATCGCTAAGTACTTAGGATATATGAAATTACGTTACGAAAGGAGAACGCATTCATGAAGAGCTACGAAGTACAAATGGAAATCGCTGGCCCGGCGGCGATGTGGACACGTCCAGACACAGGGGCGGCACAAATCTCTTACCCCGCTCCGACGTTTTCCGCGGCAAAGGGTATGTTCGAAGCTATCGCTAAATTAGACAGTGCCACTATTAGGCCAAAGAAGGTCGAGATATGCAAGCCTTTGCAATATTCTAAATACACAACCAATTATGGTGGACCGCTCAGAAAAAGGAATCAAATTACGTTAGGCTCCTCCTACCAATTGCCTGCAATAATTTTGATCGATGTTTGTTATCGTCTATATGGTGTTGTGGAAGAAGTAAGAACGAACACTCGACCGACAAACCATCTCCACGCGCTTCAGGACATGTTTAATCGTCGGCTTCTCAAAGGACAGAGCTATTCTACACCTTGCCTTGGATGGAACGAGTTTACGCCCTCGTATGTCGGATCCTTTCGCCAAGTTGATTCGGAAGGGAATAAGATTGAGGTGCAAATCTCAATGAATGAAATTATTCCATCTATGCTCCATGAGGTTTTTGATTCACTCTCTCATGGAGCCGTTGCGCCGCGTTTCAGGCAGAATGTGATGATCACCAACGGAGTGCTCTCCTACGAAGAATCAGAAATTGAGGTTACTCATGCTCAATGAAGTTTATCATTTATCTAAAAGCCTTAGCGCAAGCGGACTACAGGCGCAGAAAGGACACACTTGGATTCAGCCGCTTACGACTGGGAAGGGCTCCCCTTTTTTTATTTTGAGGATAAGAGAGGACGGATCGGTGGGGTCTATCGAATATCAAGGCAAAGAAAAAATGGCGAACTACTGGCAGGTCAAACAGAGCAATCATTCGCGTTTTCCGATTCTCAACATTGAGTCTCCCTTTTGGTCCGTTGATTCTGAGACATATGAGACAAAAATCTTGAATGAGGACGAATCAGCCAAGAAATGGGCTGCAATGCGAGATCTCTGTGGCGGAAACGCTCTTGCTTATGATTCGCAGCAGTTAAAGAAATTAGAGGGTCAGTTTGGTGGCATTCCAGACCAGATTTTAACGGCAATGAAAGGAAATGTGAGTGAAGACAACCTTTTTCATAAGCTGCACAATCGTTTATTACAAGGTCAGAAAACACGGGGAGAAATTAGCGACGTTGTTCGTTCGATAACTGATGCCATAATGGAAGATTACAAAAGCGGGGCGATGAGTCCTAACGCGCGTGATTTCGCAGGCGAATTGCTTTTGGGGAAATGGAATAAGAATACTTCTCAACTTGAATCCACCAAAGTAACTGTTCTCCTGGATTTTCATGATTATGAGGCCGTTGGCAGTATCTACTCGGCAAGCTCGAGAAAACAACTAAATCACTGCCTTTTGGATACCGAGACGACGGAGCAATCAGAGACAGTGTGCGCTCTGACCGGTGAGAAGATTCCAGTTGAGACACTCAAATCGCCTCAACCCACCCTGCCAAAGATCGGTCTTACTTACTTGATGTCCATGAACAAGGATGCCGACTGTCATTACAGGTATCGTTTGATTTCAACAGGTATTATTCCCATAGGTGTCGACACCTACCGAGAGTTAACGAACTCGCTACAAAAAATTACCGAGCCTGCAAAGAGAGGACTGACGTGGAATGCAATACCAAGTCCGAAGCCAAAAGGGGTCGATTTACTTATCATCTATCTTGAGACGCTGCCTGAGGCAGACCTACAAATGGCAAGTATGTTCTCGGAAGCTCCGCAAGAAGAGCAAAGAGAAAATGCCTTCGAGCATATCTGTAAGACTGTATGTGAAGCTCTCAGGGGAAATCCGGCGATTGAACCACATTCAGCTTTGCGGCTGTTCGTAATCTCCGCCATTGATCCAGGAAGAAAGCAAATGGTTGTGAACACATCATTTACTGTCCGCGATGTATTTCTTGGAGCAGAACAATGGGAAACAGGTTCGTCGAACGTTCCCCTATTTTCACTGCCTGTCAGAATTGACAGTACGACAACTCAGCAGACAACTCAAATGCCGTCACCGGCTTCAATAATGGAGTTGTTCAAATCTCAATGGAACAGATTAGGGCATGGAAGATCGGATGTAAGCGGTATCACGCTTTCTGAAGTTTACGATGTGTATATACCAGGCAGTCCTCGAATGAGACGCAATTCAAAAAAGTTGTTGCGGTTACTTCTTTTGCGAACTGAACCACTCTTGATC
The Candidatus Zixiibacteriota bacterium genome window above contains:
- a CDS encoding GAF domain-containing SpoIIE family protein phosphatase, yielding MPEISDIELTRMKRAVEELSVLNKIAIATNISMPLEKITQITLDHCLKHVHTTQGAVYLLKSEDKADDKAVTFVRRNDPTITELPFHVDVTLTGWMIKNRTIFISNSPDTDDRIKGIDLAPLGIRSILAAPLLSQKGLLGLLVLVNKNDSNGFNDNDKRFLAIVAAQSAKIIENARLFEKELQLRDIQIEIDLARKIQEGFLPKGNILDPGFEIFGFNSAAKQVGGDFYDMIRLKDNSILLSLGDVSGKGIPAALLMSNAQAVIRSHAGSSDSADLVNLIESLNRLICQFTQPGQYITMILGCFEPALGKYRYANAGHPSVIVVRKDSSLELHTDSDLVVGVLPGFSYHEHQISLSSGDTLFLFTDGITECFNSLEEQFGDDSLAAALISNSHLPARDICQAVLARMNDFRKDTEQSDDITMLALKVR
- a CDS encoding protein kinase → MLKQGALFSHYTIDAVLGEGGMGIVYRAIDPSLDRVVGLKLLNEKFSHSAVYRANLSAEAKLAARIDSPHVVKIWEHSTFQDQPYIAMEYIDGIDLRSAARDKDFGYKLDVAKQVGRGIKDAHQAGLIHRDLKPENIKVTEIGAVKILDFGLAKVISTDSVDQQGDVEGTLHYLSPEQLSGQPLTFSCDQFSFGAILYELFTGVRPFEGEYAASIMYSILHEEPIPPCERKSDLPQWVNALVMTLMAKNPQGRFENISAALDFINSSQRGSNGASEAVPYSQAKQKVTVIDLKNLSGDVTWDYFCLGFTEDVIREISRRTDLIISAEPATSQTRDIQEMFKKCRSDFIITGSLMKWQESLRLQLSIYSSKENKLVAGETYEGAASKLFQLLFKAAEATSISLATITGVAPIPVDDYLKTDVSAYDYYLKGKSYYQTNTADDLKLAVKLYTKALEIEPNFALAHTGLSDVYTFQYMAFFDRTTERINQAKLEAITALKIDSALPEAHRSLGRYYMFTGDMANAEKCFYAAVEYNPKYAVGFRTLAWLKREGGDYESATQWAKKSLELAPTDLETLLLLSLISMDQRKFTVAVATLHRAIELGPDYGRAYYNLGVVYMKLGVFDLALENFQLAIKYQGDPNCYIDAGYIHILNKDFASAKTKFEESIKADCLLFVSHYYLGFLDQLEGSAHTSKEHFSHVIALTPDSTNGKASDQHIQVYRAMAFAGLGDNDKALTILNTIQSDAHINGEVLCNMARCYALLGQTAEASRALHQSFTAHAGPTEREVALDPHFAELSD
- the cas5 gene encoding CRISPR-associated protein Cas5; amino-acid sequence: MKSYEVQMEIAGPAAMWTRPDTGAAQISYPAPTFSAAKGMFEAIAKLDSATIRPKKVEICKPLQYSKYTTNYGGPLRKRNQITLGSSYQLPAIILIDVCYRLYGVVEEVRTNTRPTNHLHALQDMFNRRLLKGQSYSTPCLGWNEFTPSYVGSFRQVDSEGNKIEVQISMNEIIPSMLHEVFDSLSHGAVAPRFRQNVMITNGVLSYEESEIEVTHAQ